GCCAAAATTATAGATAAAGCCCAGTCTGCGTTGAAAATTTATCAACCGGTTTTTACTGATTTCTTGGACCCGGGCCAACAGGTAATGGCGAAAAAACTGGTATCAGGTATTTACGGACTTACATGGAAGTTTGACGGTGGTTATGATAGTGCCGAGAGAAAGAGAATGATAATTTTCCCTGAGGACTTAAGCTGGGGGGAAATCCCGGAATGCATTTGCTGCTTACAAGTCGCAGGGAATTTTCGTTTTCGCAAGGCTACTCACCGTGATTTTTTGGGCGCTGTCTTAAACACGGGCATCAGACGTGAAAAATTAGGTGACATAATAGTCGTTGATGAGGGGTGTCAACTGATAGTTGTGCCCGAAATAAAGGATTACCTTGCCCAGAATTTG
The window above is part of the Thermincola ferriacetica genome. Proteins encoded here:
- a CDS encoding photosystem II S4 domain protein, with amino-acid sequence MVDRSIIKLLPAEQRELGAKIIDKAQSALKIYQPVFTDFLDPGQQVMAKKLVSGIYGLTWKFDGGYDSAERKRMIIFPEDLSWGEIPECICCLQVAGNFRFRKATHRDFLGAVLNTGIRREKLGDIIVVDEGCQLIVVPEIKDYLAQNLFKIHQVPVKVTEISREELISPADNTKIIDTTVSSLRLDAVAGAGFGISRSKIAKYINSEKVKVNFETITDADYRINEGDVVSTRGLGRISIEKVKGNTRKGRIGIVIKRYL